A region of Sphingomonas crusticola DNA encodes the following proteins:
- the queA gene encoding tRNA preQ1(34) S-adenosylmethionine ribosyltransferase-isomerase QueA, with amino-acid sequence MRVDLFDFDLPAERIALRPASPRDSARLLLLDGDRTEDHGISDLPGLLRRGDCLVFNDTRVIPAQLEGARGGARVGATLHKREGPRTWAAFVRNARRVRVGDRIQFGQGVSAIAGPKGEDGSLLLEFEGDEPVELLLERAGRMPLPPYIAGKRPTDARDASDYQTMFASAPGAVAAPTAALHFTPQLLASLDAAGIDHAMLTLHVGAATFLPVKADDTDAHRMHAEWGRIDAATADMLNAVRARGGRLIAVGTTSLRLIESAAGEDGIIRPFEGDTSIFITPGYRFRAINGLLTNFHLPRSTLFMLVSALMGRERMQAAYAHAIAEGYRFYSYGDASLLLPLHAG; translated from the coding sequence ATGCGCGTCGACCTGTTCGATTTCGATCTTCCCGCCGAGCGGATCGCGCTGCGGCCCGCGAGCCCGCGTGACAGCGCGCGGCTGTTACTGCTGGATGGAGATCGCACCGAGGACCACGGTATAAGCGATCTGCCCGGCCTGTTGCGGCGCGGCGATTGCCTGGTGTTCAACGATACACGCGTTATTCCCGCCCAGCTTGAGGGCGCGCGTGGCGGAGCGCGCGTGGGCGCGACCCTGCACAAACGTGAGGGGCCCCGAACGTGGGCCGCGTTCGTGCGCAACGCCAGGCGGGTGCGGGTCGGCGACCGCATCCAGTTCGGCCAGGGTGTATCCGCGATCGCCGGACCGAAAGGCGAGGATGGATCGCTATTGCTCGAGTTCGAAGGCGACGAGCCGGTCGAGTTGCTGCTGGAACGTGCCGGGCGGATGCCGCTGCCGCCCTATATCGCGGGCAAGCGCCCGACCGACGCGCGCGATGCGTCCGATTATCAGACGATGTTCGCGTCCGCACCGGGGGCGGTGGCGGCACCCACCGCCGCGCTCCACTTCACGCCGCAGCTCCTGGCCTCGCTCGATGCCGCCGGCATCGATCACGCCATGCTCACGCTCCACGTCGGCGCGGCGACATTCCTGCCGGTCAAGGCCGACGATACCGACGCGCATCGCATGCACGCAGAATGGGGCCGGATCGATGCCGCTACTGCAGACATGCTCAATGCGGTACGCGCCAGGGGCGGCCGTCTGATTGCGGTCGGCACGACCAGCCTGCGCCTGATCGAAAGCGCGGCCGGGGAGGACGGAATCATCCGCCCGTTCGAGGGCGATACGTCGATCTTCATCACGCCGGGCTATCGCTTTCGTGCCATCAACGGGCTGCTGACCAATTTCCATCTGCCGCGATCGACCCTGTTCATGCTGGTCTCGGCGCTGATGGGGCGCGAGCGGATGCAGGCGGCTTATGCGCATGCGATCGCCGAGGGTTATCGCTTTTACTCCTATGGCGATGCCAGCTTGCTTTTGCCGCTGCATGCAGGCTGA
- a CDS encoding adenine phosphoribosyltransferase, translated as MSLDADLQALIRTIPDHPKPGIQFRDISTLLLDGPGFAEAIDRMAASIAGEGVQLVAGIEARGFVFAAALAYKLKCGLLMLRKPGKLPGARVGVDYELEYGTDRLEMHADACGEGMRVVLVDDLIATGGTALAAVELLRSTGAVVDAAAFVIDLPELGGADRLRAAGVVVHHLIAFEGD; from the coding sequence ATGTCGCTCGACGCTGATCTTCAGGCGCTGATCCGCACCATCCCCGATCACCCCAAGCCGGGCATTCAGTTTCGCGACATCAGCACGTTGCTGCTTGATGGGCCAGGCTTTGCCGAGGCGATCGATCGGATGGCAGCCTCGATTGCCGGCGAGGGCGTGCAGCTGGTAGCCGGGATCGAGGCGCGTGGCTTCGTCTTCGCCGCAGCCCTCGCCTACAAGCTCAAATGCGGGCTGCTGATGCTGCGCAAGCCCGGCAAGCTGCCGGGCGCGCGCGTCGGTGTCGACTACGAACTGGAATATGGCACGGACCGGCTGGAAATGCACGCCGATGCCTGCGGCGAGGGGATGCGGGTCGTGCTGGTCGACGACCTGATCGCCACCGGCGGCACGGCACTGGCGGCCGTGGAATTGCTCAGGTCGACAGGTGCGGTGGTCGACGCCGCTGCCTTTGTGATCGACCTGCCTGAGCTGGGCGGTGCGGACAGGTTGCGGGCTGCCGGGGTTGTGGTGCATCACCTGATCGCCTTCGAAGGCGATTGA
- a CDS encoding trimeric intracellular cation channel family protein, translated as MDWPLHSLLPWLDLAGLAVFAASGALAAARKRLDFVGACFFALITATGGGTLRDILIGAPIFWMRNADPVVLCVAVALAVWMVPLRWWPEKTLDWMDGAGLAAYAVYGAGKALAYGITPISAVAAGVITACLGGVIRDITAGVPSVLMRHELYVTAALAAAAAFVGLGALGLATPWPAYIAVVLGFVLRGAAIRWRLALPPHPGK; from the coding sequence ATGGACTGGCCGCTTCATTCGCTCCTCCCATGGCTCGATCTGGCTGGGCTGGCAGTATTCGCCGCGTCGGGAGCGCTTGCTGCAGCTCGCAAGCGCCTCGACTTCGTCGGCGCCTGTTTCTTTGCACTTATCACCGCAACCGGCGGCGGAACGTTGCGCGACATCCTGATCGGCGCGCCGATCTTCTGGATGCGGAATGCCGATCCTGTCGTCTTGTGCGTGGCAGTCGCGCTCGCTGTGTGGATGGTGCCGCTTCGCTGGTGGCCCGAGAAAACCTTGGACTGGATGGATGGCGCCGGCTTGGCGGCATATGCCGTTTACGGAGCCGGAAAGGCGCTGGCCTATGGAATAACGCCGATCTCCGCCGTAGCGGCCGGGGTCATTACTGCCTGCTTAGGAGGCGTGATCCGCGACATCACCGCCGGCGTCCCATCTGTGCTGATGCGGCACGAACTGTATGTCACGGCAGCTTTGGCAGCAGCCGCGGCATTCGTCGGACTTGGCGCGCTTGGACTAGCGACGCCATGGCCGGCCTATATCGCCGTGGTGCTCGGATTCGTCCTGCGCGGCGCTGCCATAAGGTGGCGTCTGGCGCTCCCGCCCCATCCGGGCAAATGA